From one Methanobrevibacter woesei genomic stretch:
- a CDS encoding pantoate kinase — translation MSVSVFVPSHITGFFNIRNDDNPLVNGSCGAGFLLNKGVTTSIKKTSKDETSIKINGKIDKRNETIIHEVLKLLDIEDSFKINQSVEVPIGAGFGTSAASALGTAIGISNILDLNHDMIKSGQIAHQAEIKLGSGLGDVIAELGKGIVLRTKPGAPGIGEISCFNNETIYVACKTFGEIETSDIIQDPHYKKVISDVGLNLTKKFIKNPSVDKFLDYSYKFSTDTNLMSKEVSNLIDYLNERDNILGSSMAMLGNTVFSFAYNEDAFENLEVDIYEIDNFGVKYD, via the coding sequence ATGTCTGTTTCAGTTTTTGTTCCTAGTCATATAACAGGTTTTTTTAATATAAGAAATGATGATAACCCTTTAGTTAATGGGTCCTGTGGTGCAGGTTTTTTACTTAACAAAGGGGTTACAACTTCTATTAAAAAAACCTCAAAAGATGAAACTTCTATAAAAATCAATGGGAAAATAGATAAAAGAAATGAAACTATAATTCATGAAGTCCTTAAGTTATTGGATATTGAAGATAGCTTTAAAATTAATCAATCAGTAGAAGTTCCTATTGGTGCAGGTTTTGGCACATCTGCAGCTTCAGCATTAGGAACAGCTATTGGAATTTCAAATATTTTAGATTTAAATCATGATATGATTAAATCGGGTCAAATTGCTCATCAGGCTGAAATTAAATTAGGTTCAGGCCTTGGAGATGTTATTGCTGAACTTGGAAAAGGGATTGTTTTAAGAACAAAACCTGGTGCACCAGGTATTGGTGAAATTTCTTGTTTTAATAATGAAACTATTTATGTTGCATGTAAAACCTTTGGAGAGATTGAAACTTCGGATATTATTCAAGATCCTCATTATAAAAAGGTAATTAGTGATGTTGGACTAAATTTAACAAAAAAATTTATTAAAAATCCCTCTGTTGATAAGTTTTTGGATTATTCTTATAAATTTTCCACTGATACAAATTTAATGAGTAAGGAGGTTTCTAATTTAATTGATTATCTTAATGAAAGAGATAATATTTTAGGTTCTTCAATGGCTATGCTTGGAAATACTGTATTTTCCTTTGCATATAATGAAGATGCCTTTGAAAATCTAGAAGTTGATATCTATGAGATAGATAACTTTGGTGTTAAATATGATTAA
- the cca gene encoding CCA tRNA nucleotidyltransferase, producing MDYTSILNKLRPTEQEKTKIKEISHKIIDFLNDYCKKESINANTVLVGSVAKGTYLQGKSDIDIFITFPLETSMDYLKEMGLKLGYLCNEKFNGVASEHYASHPYLTSEIEGFEIDFVPCYQIEDGSQLKSAVDRTVLHTNFIKANLKESQKDDVLLLKRFMDMTGTYGSEFKVGGFAGYLCELLIVKYGDFETTLKEASKWRYGTVIDLMDYKTSKLFNDPLIAIDPTDKNRNVAAALRLDKMAEFIQSARNYLNSNIKEEYFNPINKNTNKENLLNQIKDNESEFIVVKFNIPEIPLDTLHPQLKKTVESLSEKLADEEFNVFASDYWTDEEKVAVFIFEMASSTLNKIKINKGPKVFIERGCKQFIDAHGLENCYIKDDFLVMNVEREFTSAVSYIKHVFTSENIALIKIGKNLKDSLLDSYSFINLEDISSDSSEFWSFIDDFLNPGQYIKR from the coding sequence ATGGATTATACTTCAATTTTAAATAAGTTACGACCAACAGAACAGGAGAAAACTAAAATTAAGGAAATATCTCATAAAATTATTGATTTTCTTAATGATTACTGTAAAAAAGAGAGTATCAATGCTAATACAGTTCTTGTTGGTTCAGTAGCTAAAGGAACATATCTTCAGGGAAAATCTGATATTGATATTTTCATTACATTTCCTCTTGAAACATCAATGGATTACCTTAAAGAAATGGGACTTAAATTAGGTTATTTATGTAATGAAAAGTTTAATGGAGTAGCTAGTGAACATTATGCTTCTCATCCCTATTTAACTAGTGAAATTGAAGGTTTTGAAATTGATTTTGTACCTTGCTACCAAATTGAAGATGGTAGTCAGTTAAAATCTGCTGTAGACAGGACTGTACTTCATACTAACTTTATTAAAGCAAATCTTAAAGAATCTCAGAAGGATGATGTTTTATTACTTAAAAGATTTATGGATATGACTGGAACTTACGGTTCTGAGTTTAAAGTTGGTGGATTTGCAGGTTATCTTTGTGAGCTCTTAATTGTAAAGTATGGTGATTTTGAAACCACTTTAAAAGAAGCATCTAAATGGAGATATGGAACTGTTATTGATTTAATGGATTATAAAACATCTAAGCTATTTAATGACCCATTAATAGCTATAGATCCAACAGATAAAAATCGTAATGTTGCGGCAGCATTAAGATTAGATAAAATGGCAGAATTTATACAATCTGCAAGAAATTATTTAAATTCCAATATAAAAGAAGAATATTTTAACCCCATTAATAAAAACACAAATAAAGAAAATCTATTAAATCAAATTAAAGATAATGAAAGTGAATTTATTGTTGTTAAGTTTAACATTCCAGAAATTCCTTTAGATACTCTTCATCCTCAACTTAAGAAAACCGTTGAATCATTATCAGAAAAATTGGCTGATGAAGAGTTTAATGTTTTTGCATCTGATTATTGGACTGATGAAGAAAAAGTAGCTGTTTTTATATTTGAAATGGCTTCATCTACTTTAAATAAAATCAAAATCAACAAAGGTCCTAAAGTATTCATTGAAAGAGGATGCAAGCAGTTTATTGATGCTCATGGTCTTGAAAATTGTTATATTAAAGATGATTTTCTTGTTATGAATGTTGAAAGAGAATTTACAAGTGCTGTTTCATATATAAAACATGTATTTACCAGTGAAAATATTGCTTTAATTAAGATTGGTAAAAATTTAAAAGATTCTTTACT
- a CDS encoding 2-amino-3,7-dideoxy-D-threo-hept-6-ulosonate synthase — MMIGKKIRLERIINRKNGRTVIAPMDHGVSSGPLRGIINIDETIESISQGGADAVLMHKGIVERGHRGYGKDIGLIVHLSASTSLAPDPNDKVLVTSVEKAIQLGADAVSVHVNLGSETESKMLQELGEVAETCSYWGIPLLAMMYPRGQKVENEHDVELVKHAARVGSELGVDIVKTNYTGDPDSFKEVVDGALVPVVIAGGPKVETNEELLQMVKDSIEVGGAGVAFGRNLFQAENPGKITRAISEVVHNDLEVEEALKFLK, encoded by the coding sequence ATAATGATTGGAAAGAAAATTCGTTTAGAAAGAATAATAAATAGAAAGAACGGAAGAACTGTAATTGCTCCAATGGACCACGGTGTTTCCAGTGGACCTTTAAGAGGAATTATAAACATTGATGAAACCATTGAATCCATTTCCCAAGGTGGAGCAGATGCTGTTCTTATGCACAAAGGAATTGTAGAAAGAGGACACAGAGGATACGGTAAAGATATTGGTCTTATTGTACATTTATCTGCTAGTACTTCCTTAGCACCAGATCCAAATGATAAAGTTTTAGTAACCTCTGTTGAAAAAGCTATTCAATTAGGGGCAGATGCAGTTTCTGTTCATGTAAATCTTGGTTCTGAAACTGAAAGTAAAATGTTACAAGAATTAGGAGAAGTAGCTGAAACCTGTAGTTATTGGGGAATTCCTTTACTTGCTATGATGTACCCTCGTGGTCAAAAAGTAGAAAATGAACATGATGTGGAATTAGTTAAACATGCTGCACGTGTAGGTTCAGAATTAGGTGTAGACATTGTTAAAACAAATTATACTGGTGACCCAGATTCATTTAAAGAAGTTGTTGATGGAGCTTTAGTACCTGTTGTAATAGCTGGTGGACCAAAAGTAGAAACTAATGAAGAATTACTCCAAATGGTAAAAGATTCCATTGAAGTTGGTGGAGCTGGAGTAGCTTTTGGACGTAACCTTTTCCAAGCTGAAAATCCGGGAAAAATCACCAGAGCTATTTCTGAAGTAGTCCACAATGATTTAGAAGTTGAAGAAGCATTAAAATTCTTAAAATAA
- a CDS encoding DUF2115 family protein, whose translation MKANNLLEEIKTNIKDYNIDYLKNKVTDDRYKDPLTKRLAKYNSEAYDEIFELEISEDFEISDKTIKNIKEDIDYYFSRYNPHDEENQNLTRNLCLYFALISKKPLHPFGLNPKKDGVYKYNDNYFCKGKSKYIKEHKSLCRYCICKKAPFEHLFL comes from the coding sequence ATGAAAGCTAATAACCTTCTGGAAGAGATAAAAACAAACATTAAAGATTACAATATTGATTATCTTAAAAATAAGGTAACTGATGACAGATATAAAGATCCTCTAACTAAACGATTAGCAAAATATAATTCTGAAGCTTATGATGAAATATTCGAGCTAGAGATTAGTGAAGATTTTGAAATATCTGATAAAACAATTAAAAACATAAAAGAGGATATTGACTACTATTTTAGCAGATACAATCCTCATGATGAAGAAAACCAAAATTTAACAAGAAATTTGTGTTTATATTTTGCTCTTATAAGCAAAAAACCACTTCATCCCTTTGGATTAAACCCTAAAAAGGATGGCGTTTATAAATATAATGACAATTATTTCTGTAAAGGAAAATCAAAGTATATTAAAGAGCATAAATCATTATGCAGATACTGCATCTGTAAAAAAGCTCCTTTTGAACATTTATTTCTTTAA
- a CDS encoding TatD family hydrolase encodes MIDTHCHVDFEDFDNDRVDVIQRAKDTLDAVINSGTSLEGNQRVLELSKENEGFIYSSFGFHPVTSQDSTVEELKAAQEHLIANLDNIVAIGEVGMDFFYVKDKALRAKQKETFTSFVEIANEYKVPLLIHARDCERKAFNIVKEYDDIPEIIFHCFSGSMKTARRIMDKGYYMSFSTMVCYSQRHQELVKDIPLESILTETDSPYLAMTREERNEPANVAKAVHKIAEIKDIDVSEVDEITTNNAKSVFKI; translated from the coding sequence ATGATTGATACACATTGTCATGTTGATTTTGAGGATTTTGATAATGATAGAGTTGATGTAATTCAAAGAGCAAAAGATACCTTGGATGCTGTTATTAATTCTGGAACTAGTTTAGAAGGTAATCAAAGAGTTTTAGAATTATCAAAAGAAAATGAAGGTTTTATATATTCAAGTTTCGGTTTTCATCCTGTAACTTCTCAAGATTCTACTGTTGAAGAGTTAAAAGCTGCTCAAGAACATTTAATAGCTAATTTGGATAATATTGTTGCTATTGGTGAAGTGGGTATGGATTTCTTCTATGTTAAAGATAAAGCTCTCCGTGCAAAACAGAAAGAGACTTTCACTAGCTTTGTTGAGATAGCTAATGAATATAAAGTTCCATTACTTATCCATGCTCGTGACTGTGAAAGAAAAGCATTTAATATTGTTAAAGAGTATGATGATATTCCTGAAATAATATTTCACTGCTTTAGTGGAAGTATGAAGACAGCTAGAAGGATTATGGATAAAGGATATTATATGAGCTTTTCTACAATGGTCTGTTACTCCCAAAGACATCAGGAGTTAGTTAAGGATATTCCTTTAGAATCAATATTGACTGAAACTGATAGTCCTTATTTGGCTATGACAAGAGAAGAGAGAAATGAACCAGCTAATGTTGCAAAAGCTGTTCATAAAATAGCTGAAATTAAAGATATTGATGTAAGTGAAGTAGATGAAATCACTACTAATAATGCAAAATCTGTTTTTAAAATCTAA
- a CDS encoding 3-dehydroquinate synthase II encodes MQNKFSWILSPNQPWDERKEFITMALESGIDYVLDLNDHDKIRKLGNVNIVANSDDADIYLIGIDGEGDGSLILNENLSESQDLFDAKEAKNAGKTVCAYIKITDKAHEQLAVELGKIVDYIILIATDWTIIPLENIIADLQKESVKIIAAVKNSDDAKVAMETLEIGTDGVIFEPEEFSQIKDIVNLVESLSREQYELKEATITNVKPLGSGDRVCVDTTSMMQPGEGMLIGSYSKALFLVHSESLESEYVASRPFRVNAGPVQAYVMVPGNKTRYLAELKAGDEVLIVNTEGETRTAYVGRSKIEKRPLLLVEAEYEGTIIRTLLQNAETIRIVDSDNNPISVAELKVGDKVKVYIETSARHFGIAIDETIIEQ; translated from the coding sequence TTGCAAAATAAATTCAGTTGGATTTTATCTCCTAATCAACCATGGGATGAAAGAAAAGAATTTATCACAATGGCTTTAGAGTCTGGTATTGATTATGTACTAGATTTAAATGACCATGATAAAATTAGAAAACTGGGTAATGTAAATATTGTAGCAAATAGTGATGATGCAGATATTTATTTAATCGGTATTGATGGTGAAGGAGATGGGTCTTTAATCCTTAATGAAAATTTATCTGAATCACAAGACCTTTTTGATGCAAAAGAAGCTAAAAATGCTGGAAAAACTGTTTGTGCTTATATAAAAATAACTGATAAAGCACATGAACAGTTGGCTGTTGAATTAGGTAAAATTGTTGATTATATAATTCTCATTGCTACTGACTGGACAATTATTCCACTTGAAAATATTATTGCAGACTTACAAAAAGAATCTGTTAAGATAATAGCTGCTGTTAAAAACAGTGATGATGCAAAAGTAGCTATGGAAACCTTAGAAATAGGTACTGATGGTGTAATATTTGAACCTGAAGAGTTTAGCCAAATTAAGGACATAGTTAATCTTGTTGAATCTTTATCTAGGGAACAATATGAATTAAAAGAAGCTACAATTACCAATGTTAAACCATTAGGCTCAGGAGATAGAGTCTGTGTTGACACAACCTCTATGATGCAGCCTGGTGAAGGTATGCTTATTGGTTCCTATTCAAAAGCATTATTCTTAGTTCACAGTGAATCTCTTGAAAGTGAATATGTTGCTTCTAGGCCATTTAGAGTAAATGCAGGGCCTGTTCAGGCATATGTAATGGTTCCTGGAAATAAAACTCGTTATCTTGCTGAATTAAAAGCTGGAGATGAAGTTTTAATTGTTAATACTGAAGGTGAAACTAGAACTGCATATGTAGGCAGGAGTAAAATTGAAAAAAGACCATTACTTCTTGTTGAAGCAGAATATGAAGGAACTATCATTAGAACCTTACTCCAGAATGCAGAAACAATTAGGATAGTTGATAGTGATAACAATCCTATTTCCGTTGCTGAGCTAAAAGTTGGAGATAAAGTTAAAGTTTATATTGAAACTAGTGCAAGACACTTTGGTATTGCAATTGATGAAACTATTATTGAACAATGA
- a CDS encoding class I SAM-dependent methyltransferase, whose protein sequence is MIKVSYNIKKYRNQLFEVINHGDTIIELGCHVGTTSRMILDSFEDITLISVDNSPEAIPKMDNLKNEYDNLCFIHGDVRLHDVLSLVFKKTQSCDVLSVDLGGGYHPDTVFKVFYIWSSTFKPKSTIIRNRGLLEFLNSTSKSDESFYSSEGYLESYKNEGIPPQIKEFELWTNSLK, encoded by the coding sequence ATGATTAAAGTAAGTTATAACATCAAAAAGTATAGAAATCAATTATTTGAAGTTATTAATCATGGTGACACAATTATTGAATTGGGATGTCATGTAGGCACTACCTCAAGGATGATTTTAGATAGTTTTGAAGATATTACACTTATTTCAGTAGATAACAGTCCTGAAGCTATTCCAAAAATGGATAACTTAAAAAATGAATATGATAATCTATGTTTTATTCATGGAGATGTAAGGCTTCATGATGTATTATCATTAGTTTTTAAAAAAACTCAAAGTTGTGATGTTCTTTCTGTTGATTTAGGTGGTGGTTATCATCCTGACACTGTTTTTAAAGTATTTTACATATGGTCTTCAACATTCAAGCCTAAATCAACAATAATCAGAAATAGGGGGCTTTTGGAGTTTTTAAATTCTACATCTAAAAGTGATGAATCTTTCTATTCAAGTGAAGGTTATTTGGAGTCCTATAAAAATGAAGGAATACCTCCACAAATAAAAGAATTTGAATTATGGACAAATTCTTTGAAATAA
- a CDS encoding 2,5-diamino-6-(ribosylamino)-4(3H)-pyrimidinone 5'-phosphate reductase encodes MKPYVILNAAMTLDGKIATETGSSNISGKEDLIRVHELRKEVDAIMVGINTVIADDPRLTVHKIESKKEDNPIRVVVDGKGRIPIESRITNDDAPTIIAVSDDYKSDLTASDKYHVLKNNGVDFFFAGENQVDLVKLMNYLYEKGVRTLMLEGGSTLNFSMIKDGLIDEIRICVAPMVVGGVNAISLFGGDGFMTMDESVKLELVDSFSCGKDLVLKYKVKY; translated from the coding sequence ATGAAACCTTATGTAATTTTAAATGCTGCAATGACTTTAGATGGAAAGATAGCTACTGAAACTGGAAGTTCTAATATCTCTGGAAAGGAAGATTTAATAAGGGTTCATGAACTTAGAAAAGAAGTGGATGCAATAATGGTTGGTATTAACACTGTAATTGCAGATGATCCAAGATTAACTGTACATAAAATAGAATCTAAAAAGGAAGATAATCCAATCCGAGTTGTTGTTGATGGAAAAGGAAGAATTCCAATTGAATCTAGAATAACCAATGATGATGCACCAACAATAATAGCTGTTTCTGATGACTATAAATCTGATTTAACAGCTAGTGATAAATATCATGTTTTAAAAAATAATGGCGTAGACTTTTTCTTTGCTGGTGAAAATCAAGTTGATTTAGTAAAGTTAATGAATTATCTTTATGAAAAAGGAGTTAGAACCTTAATGTTGGAAGGTGGATCTACCTTAAACTTTTCAATGATAAAAGATGGTTTAATTGATGAAATAAGAATATGTGTAGCTCCTATGGTTGTTGGTGGTGTTAATGCTATCTCACTATTTGGTGGAGATGGTTTTATGACTATGGATGAAAGTGTAAAATTAGAATTAGTTGATTCTTTTAGCTGTGGTAAAGATTTAGTTTTAAAATATAAAGTTAAATATTAA
- the thpR gene encoding RNA 2',3'-cyclic phosphodiesterase: MKLLLNNDIMSKIRAFLAIDLKEEFKPQIKEIIEDFKTLNTDIKFVEVENLHFTLKFFGDVDENKINQISEIVSNTLEGFEPFNLKIQGCGAFPNLNHIKVIWLGTEENTILNSLHDDLDEEFSKIGFKKDSRFSNHLTIGRMKSAKNKNQVKEKLNDYKTVEIGEMSIGRISLKKSTLTPNGPIYEDVKVFDI, from the coding sequence ATGAAACTATTATTGAACAATGATATCATGTCTAAAATAAGGGCTTTTTTAGCTATTGATTTAAAAGAAGAATTCAAACCTCAAATAAAAGAAATTATTGAAGATTTTAAAACTTTAAACACTGACATTAAGTTTGTTGAAGTTGAAAATCTTCATTTCACCTTAAAATTTTTTGGGGATGTTGATGAAAATAAAATAAATCAGATTTCAGAAATAGTATCCAATACTTTAGAAGGATTTGAACCATTTAATCTTAAAATTCAAGGTTGCGGTGCATTTCCTAACTTAAACCATATAAAAGTCATTTGGTTAGGAACTGAAGAAAACACTATTTTAAATTCCTTGCATGATGATTTAGATGAAGAATTCTCAAAAATAGGATTTAAAAAAGATTCCAGATTCTCAAATCATCTTACAATTGGTAGAATGAAATCAGCTAAAAATAAAAATCAAGTTAAAGAAAAATTAAATGATTATAAAACTGTTGAAATAGGTGAAATGTCTATTGGTAGAATTTCACTTAAAAAAAGTACTTTAACACCTAATGGCCCTATTTATGAAGATGTAAAAGTTTTTGATATTTAA
- the mtxX gene encoding methanogenesis marker protein Mmp4/MtxX: protein MYTIAIGIGENRNVLKAISIFKTQHSDCNIKLIEKEEDLIKAIKDEDVDAVIRGSLPSSSIMKDIKEHYSSNLITRATYVNGENQEFLLSPVGIDEGSTIEEKYEIAINCAKFLEKLQKTPKIAILAGGRKGDYGRSEEINKSIDESEKLFDLLSKTNLDVKNYYILIEQAVKDKCNVIIAPDGITGNIIFRTLILINKWPSNGAITFGLDKIYIDTSRSQSVEGYLRSIKLAYNLNNIY from the coding sequence ATGTATACAATAGCTATTGGGATTGGTGAAAATAGAAATGTTTTAAAAGCCATTTCTATTTTTAAAACTCAACATTCAGATTGTAATATTAAATTAATTGAAAAAGAAGAAGATTTAATAAAAGCAATTAAAGATGAAGATGTTGATGCAGTAATTAGAGGTTCTTTACCTTCATCTTCTATTATGAAAGATATTAAGGAGCATTATTCTTCAAATTTAATTACTAGGGCTACCTATGTAAATGGAGAAAATCAGGAGTTTCTGCTTTCTCCTGTTGGAATAGATGAAGGTTCAACAATAGAAGAGAAATATGAAATAGCTATTAACTGTGCTAAATTCTTAGAAAAACTTCAAAAAACTCCGAAAATAGCTATTTTAGCTGGTGGAAGAAAAGGGGATTATGGAAGAAGTGAAGAAATTAATAAATCCATTGATGAAAGTGAGAAATTATTTGATTTATTAAGTAAAACTAATTTGGATGTTAAAAATTATTATATATTGATTGAACAGGCTGTAAAAGATAAATGTAATGTTATTATAGCTCCTGATGGAATTACAGGCAATATTATTTTTAGAACACTTATTTTAATAAACAAATGGCCAAGTAATGGTGCAATAACCTTTGGTCTAGATAAAATTTATATTGACACTAGTAGGTCTCAAAGTGTTGAAGGATACCTACGTTCTATAAAATTAGCATATAATTTAAATAATATTTATTAA
- a CDS encoding histidinol phosphate phosphatase domain-containing protein, with translation MNKRIDLHMHSLFSDGELLPSELARRAYKLNHEAIAITDHVDYSNIESIVQIQEAIDDINANWDIKVLLGAEVTHAPVESIDDLAKKAKELGADIVVVHGETLNEPVVEGTNYAAVNSKYVDILAHPGLITKEEAEIAKKNDIYLEISARKGHCLSNGHVANIAREVGANLLVNTDTHAPDDLITFEKSYEIALGAGLTKEEAMKAIVDNPRKLLGDLLNES, from the coding sequence TTGAATAAAAGAATAGATTTGCATATGCACAGTTTATTTAGTGATGGTGAATTATTGCCATCTGAATTAGCTAGAAGAGCTTACAAATTAAACCATGAAGCAATAGCTATTACTGATCATGTTGATTACTCAAATATTGAAAGTATTGTCCAAATTCAAGAGGCTATTGATGACATTAATGCTAACTGGGACATTAAAGTCTTATTAGGTGCTGAAGTTACTCATGCTCCTGTAGAGTCCATTGATGATTTAGCAAAAAAAGCAAAGGAACTTGGAGCAGATATTGTAGTGGTTCATGGTGAAACTTTAAATGAACCTGTAGTTGAAGGAACTAACTATGCTGCAGTTAATTCAAAATATGTAGATATTCTAGCACATCCTGGTTTAATTACAAAAGAAGAAGCTGAAATAGCTAAGAAAAATGATATCTATCTTGAAATAAGTGCAAGAAAAGGACACTGCTTGTCAAATGGACATGTTGCAAATATTGCACGTGAAGTTGGTGCAAATCTTTTAGTAAATACTGATACTCATGCACCAGATGATTTAATAACCTTTGAAAAATCTTATGAAATAGCTTTAGGTGCAGGATTAACTAAAGAGGAAGCAATGAAAGCTATTGTTGATAATCCAAGAAAATTACTTGGAGATTTATTAAATGAAAGCTAA
- the uppS gene encoding polyprenyl diphosphate synthase → MSENFIYKIYEWYISRNLKKENMPKHVALIMDGNRRYSRIQGNMDVIKGHEFGVDTLERVLDWSIDLGIEIITAYAFSTENFNRPQKEVEGLMKLFVKNFKRIVNHSKIHNNEVRVKVVGKLDLLPDSVREAIEEAEKATEHYDKRLFNIAIGYDGRLEIVDSIKKIVQDVKDGKLDVEDINEDVVSKNLYTEGLDDPNLIIRTSGEERLSGFLLWQSSYSELYFCESLWPELRKVDFLRAIRSYQQRERRFGV, encoded by the coding sequence ATGTCCGAAAATTTTATTTACAAAATTTATGAATGGTATATTTCTCGTAATTTAAAAAAAGAGAACATGCCGAAACATGTTGCATTAATTATGGATGGAAATAGAAGATATTCTAGAATTCAAGGCAATATGGATGTTATTAAGGGACATGAATTTGGTGTTGATACTTTAGAACGTGTTTTAGACTGGAGTATTGATTTAGGTATTGAAATAATCACTGCTTATGCTTTTTCCACTGAAAATTTCAATAGGCCTCAAAAGGAAGTAGAGGGGCTAATGAAGCTTTTTGTTAAAAATTTTAAAAGGATTGTAAATCACAGTAAAATCCATAATAATGAGGTTAGGGTAAAAGTAGTTGGAAAACTTGATTTACTTCCAGATAGTGTTCGTGAAGCTATTGAAGAAGCTGAAAAAGCAACAGAACATTATGATAAACGTTTATTCAATATAGCTATTGGTTATGATGGACGTTTAGAGATTGTAGATTCTATTAAAAAAATAGTTCAAGATGTGAAAGATGGAAAACTTGATGTTGAAGATATTAATGAGGATGTAGTTTCTAAAAATCTCTATACTGAAGGATTAGATGATCCGAACTTAATTATAAGAACAAGTGGTGAAGAACGTCTTAGTGGATTTTTATTATGGCAGTCTTCTTATTCTGAACTTTATTTCTGTGAAAGTTTATGGCCTGAATTAAGAAAAGTTGATTTTTTAAGAGCTATTCGTTCTTATCAACAAAGAGAACGTAGATTTGGTGTATAG